A single region of the Gossypium arboreum isolate Shixiya-1 chromosome 12, ASM2569848v2, whole genome shotgun sequence genome encodes:
- the LOC108479745 gene encoding tubby-like F-box protein 5 isoform X4, producing the protein MIQSIMRELKELKDGIGNMSKRGDQSKLWRSRTRSHVAPDEAPLESQLSEQSPWANLPPELLLDIIQRVEESETAWPARAVVVFCAAVCRSWREITKEIVKTPEQCGRLTFPISLKQPGPRESPIQCYIRRDRTSSTFLLFYGLVPSEGESDKLLLAARKVRRAICTDFVISLVADDFSRASNTYVGKLRSNFLGTKFTVYDSQSPCDSRIQSTARPRRRFHSKQVSPRLPACNYIIGTVTYELNVLRTRGPRRMHCILHSIPVSAIQEGGTAPTPSALPQSLDEQLSPLHSSKGKEPIVDTISPSIRATPVFSPGSREPLALKNKAPRWHEQLQCWCLNFKGRVTVASVKNFQLVAAVEPSHNVSPEEQEKVILQFGKIGKDIFTMDYRYPLSAFQAFAISLSCFDTKPACE; encoded by the exons ATGATTCAG AGTATTATGCGAGAGTTAAAGGAACTGAAAGATGGGATTGGGAACATGTCAAAGAGGGGAGATCAAAGCAAGCTGTGGCGTAGCCGGACTAGATCCCATGTTGCTCCTGATGAAGCACCATTGGAATCTCAACTCTCAGAACAAAGCCCCTGGGCCAATCTACCACCTGAATTGCTATTGGATATCATCCAGAGGGTCGAAGAGAGCGAGACAGCTTGGCCTGCTCGAGCTGTCGTTGTATTTTGTGCTGCAGTTTGTAGGTCTTGGAGGGAAATTACAAAGGAGATTGTGAAGACTCCGGAGCAGTGTGGACGACTCACATTTCCTATCTCATTGAAGCAG CCGGGTCCTCGTGAGTCTCCAATTCAGTGCTATATTAGAAGGGACAGAACAAGTTCTACATTTCTTTTGTTCTATGGTCTGGTGCCTT CTGAGGGAGAGAGTGATAAATTGTTGTTGGCAGCAAGAAAGGTTAGAAGGGCCATATGCACGGACTTTGTTATATCATTGGTTGCAGATGATTTTTCTAGGGCGAGCAATACGTATGTTGGTAAACTAAG GTCAAATTTTTTGGGTACCAAGTTCACTGTATATGACAGTCAATCTCCATGTGACTCAAGGATCCAATCTACTGCTCGACCGAGACGTAGATTCCACTCTAAGCAGGTGTCTCCAAGATTACCTGCATGCAACTATATCATTGGTACAGTTACTTATGAGCTCAATGTTCTGCGGACACGAGGACCAAGGAGAATGCATTGCATCTTGCACTCAATTCCTGTATCTGCTATTCAAGAAGGAGGCACTGCTCCAACACCATCAGCTCTCCCCCAATCCTTAGATGAACAACTTTCTCCCTTGCATAGTTCAAAAGGAAAGGAGCCGATTGTAGACACCATCTCCCCAAGCATCCGAGCCACACCAGTATTCTCCCCAGGCTCACGAGAACCATTAGCCCTTAAAAACAAGGCTCCTAGATGGCATGAACAGTTACAGTGCTGGTGCCTTAACTTCAAGGGGCGTGTGACGGTGGCCTCTGTTAAGAATTTCCAGCTGGTCGCAGCTGTTGAGCCATCACATAATGTATCACCTGAAGAGCAAGAGAAGGTAATCTTACAGTTTGGTAAAATCGGCAAAGACATCTTCACAATGGATTATCGATACCCTCTATCTGCTTTTCAAGCCTTTGCAATCAGCCTAAGCTGCTTTGACACCAAACCTGCTTGTGAATGA
- the LOC108479745 gene encoding tubby-like F-box protein 5 isoform X2, whose translation MIQMSLKSIMRELKELKDGIGNMSKRGDQSKLWRSRTRSHVAPDEAPLESQLSEQSPWANLPPELLLDIIQRVEESETAWPARAVVVFCAAVCRSWREITKEIVKTPEQCGRLTFPISLKQPGPRESPIQCYIRRDRTSSTFLLFYGLVPSEGESDKLLLAARKVRRAICTDFVISLVADDFSRASNTYVGKLRSNFLGTKFTVYDSQSPCDSRIQSTARPRRRFHSKQVSPRLPACNYIIGTVTYELNVLRTRGPRRMHCILHSIPVSAIQEGGTAPTPSALPQSLDEQLSPLHSSKGKEPIVDTISPSIRATPVFSPGSREPLALKNKAPRWHEQLQCWCLNFKGRVTVASVKNFQLVAAVEPSHNVSPEEQEKVILQFGKIGKDIFTMDYRYPLSAFQAFAISLSCFDTKPACE comes from the exons ATGATTCAG ATGTCACTGAAGAGTATTATGCGAGAGTTAAAGGAACTGAAAGATGGGATTGGGAACATGTCAAAGAGGGGAGATCAAAGCAAGCTGTGGCGTAGCCGGACTAGATCCCATGTTGCTCCTGATGAAGCACCATTGGAATCTCAACTCTCAGAACAAAGCCCCTGGGCCAATCTACCACCTGAATTGCTATTGGATATCATCCAGAGGGTCGAAGAGAGCGAGACAGCTTGGCCTGCTCGAGCTGTCGTTGTATTTTGTGCTGCAGTTTGTAGGTCTTGGAGGGAAATTACAAAGGAGATTGTGAAGACTCCGGAGCAGTGTGGACGACTCACATTTCCTATCTCATTGAAGCAG CCGGGTCCTCGTGAGTCTCCAATTCAGTGCTATATTAGAAGGGACAGAACAAGTTCTACATTTCTTTTGTTCTATGGTCTGGTGCCTT CTGAGGGAGAGAGTGATAAATTGTTGTTGGCAGCAAGAAAGGTTAGAAGGGCCATATGCACGGACTTTGTTATATCATTGGTTGCAGATGATTTTTCTAGGGCGAGCAATACGTATGTTGGTAAACTAAG GTCAAATTTTTTGGGTACCAAGTTCACTGTATATGACAGTCAATCTCCATGTGACTCAAGGATCCAATCTACTGCTCGACCGAGACGTAGATTCCACTCTAAGCAGGTGTCTCCAAGATTACCTGCATGCAACTATATCATTGGTACAGTTACTTATGAGCTCAATGTTCTGCGGACACGAGGACCAAGGAGAATGCATTGCATCTTGCACTCAATTCCTGTATCTGCTATTCAAGAAGGAGGCACTGCTCCAACACCATCAGCTCTCCCCCAATCCTTAGATGAACAACTTTCTCCCTTGCATAGTTCAAAAGGAAAGGAGCCGATTGTAGACACCATCTCCCCAAGCATCCGAGCCACACCAGTATTCTCCCCAGGCTCACGAGAACCATTAGCCCTTAAAAACAAGGCTCCTAGATGGCATGAACAGTTACAGTGCTGGTGCCTTAACTTCAAGGGGCGTGTGACGGTGGCCTCTGTTAAGAATTTCCAGCTGGTCGCAGCTGTTGAGCCATCACATAATGTATCACCTGAAGAGCAAGAGAAGGTAATCTTACAGTTTGGTAAAATCGGCAAAGACATCTTCACAATGGATTATCGATACCCTCTATCTGCTTTTCAAGCCTTTGCAATCAGCCTAAGCTGCTTTGACACCAAACCTGCTTGTGAATGA
- the LOC108479745 gene encoding tubby-like F-box protein 2 isoform X1, which yields MIQKMSLKSIMRELKELKDGIGNMSKRGDQSKLWRSRTRSHVAPDEAPLESQLSEQSPWANLPPELLLDIIQRVEESETAWPARAVVVFCAAVCRSWREITKEIVKTPEQCGRLTFPISLKQPGPRESPIQCYIRRDRTSSTFLLFYGLVPSEGESDKLLLAARKVRRAICTDFVISLVADDFSRASNTYVGKLRSNFLGTKFTVYDSQSPCDSRIQSTARPRRRFHSKQVSPRLPACNYIIGTVTYELNVLRTRGPRRMHCILHSIPVSAIQEGGTAPTPSALPQSLDEQLSPLHSSKGKEPIVDTISPSIRATPVFSPGSREPLALKNKAPRWHEQLQCWCLNFKGRVTVASVKNFQLVAAVEPSHNVSPEEQEKVILQFGKIGKDIFTMDYRYPLSAFQAFAISLSCFDTKPACE from the exons ATGATTCAG AAGATGTCACTGAAGAGTATTATGCGAGAGTTAAAGGAACTGAAAGATGGGATTGGGAACATGTCAAAGAGGGGAGATCAAAGCAAGCTGTGGCGTAGCCGGACTAGATCCCATGTTGCTCCTGATGAAGCACCATTGGAATCTCAACTCTCAGAACAAAGCCCCTGGGCCAATCTACCACCTGAATTGCTATTGGATATCATCCAGAGGGTCGAAGAGAGCGAGACAGCTTGGCCTGCTCGAGCTGTCGTTGTATTTTGTGCTGCAGTTTGTAGGTCTTGGAGGGAAATTACAAAGGAGATTGTGAAGACTCCGGAGCAGTGTGGACGACTCACATTTCCTATCTCATTGAAGCAG CCGGGTCCTCGTGAGTCTCCAATTCAGTGCTATATTAGAAGGGACAGAACAAGTTCTACATTTCTTTTGTTCTATGGTCTGGTGCCTT CTGAGGGAGAGAGTGATAAATTGTTGTTGGCAGCAAGAAAGGTTAGAAGGGCCATATGCACGGACTTTGTTATATCATTGGTTGCAGATGATTTTTCTAGGGCGAGCAATACGTATGTTGGTAAACTAAG GTCAAATTTTTTGGGTACCAAGTTCACTGTATATGACAGTCAATCTCCATGTGACTCAAGGATCCAATCTACTGCTCGACCGAGACGTAGATTCCACTCTAAGCAGGTGTCTCCAAGATTACCTGCATGCAACTATATCATTGGTACAGTTACTTATGAGCTCAATGTTCTGCGGACACGAGGACCAAGGAGAATGCATTGCATCTTGCACTCAATTCCTGTATCTGCTATTCAAGAAGGAGGCACTGCTCCAACACCATCAGCTCTCCCCCAATCCTTAGATGAACAACTTTCTCCCTTGCATAGTTCAAAAGGAAAGGAGCCGATTGTAGACACCATCTCCCCAAGCATCCGAGCCACACCAGTATTCTCCCCAGGCTCACGAGAACCATTAGCCCTTAAAAACAAGGCTCCTAGATGGCATGAACAGTTACAGTGCTGGTGCCTTAACTTCAAGGGGCGTGTGACGGTGGCCTCTGTTAAGAATTTCCAGCTGGTCGCAGCTGTTGAGCCATCACATAATGTATCACCTGAAGAGCAAGAGAAGGTAATCTTACAGTTTGGTAAAATCGGCAAAGACATCTTCACAATGGATTATCGATACCCTCTATCTGCTTTTCAAGCCTTTGCAATCAGCCTAAGCTGCTTTGACACCAAACCTGCTTGTGAATGA
- the LOC108479745 gene encoding tubby-like F-box protein 5 isoform X3 — protein MSLKSIMRELKELKDGIGNMSKRGDQSKLWRSRTRSHVAPDEAPLESQLSEQSPWANLPPELLLDIIQRVEESETAWPARAVVVFCAAVCRSWREITKEIVKTPEQCGRLTFPISLKQPGPRESPIQCYIRRDRTSSTFLLFYGLVPSEGESDKLLLAARKVRRAICTDFVISLVADDFSRASNTYVGKLRSNFLGTKFTVYDSQSPCDSRIQSTARPRRRFHSKQVSPRLPACNYIIGTVTYELNVLRTRGPRRMHCILHSIPVSAIQEGGTAPTPSALPQSLDEQLSPLHSSKGKEPIVDTISPSIRATPVFSPGSREPLALKNKAPRWHEQLQCWCLNFKGRVTVASVKNFQLVAAVEPSHNVSPEEQEKVILQFGKIGKDIFTMDYRYPLSAFQAFAISLSCFDTKPACE, from the exons ATGTCACTGAAGAGTATTATGCGAGAGTTAAAGGAACTGAAAGATGGGATTGGGAACATGTCAAAGAGGGGAGATCAAAGCAAGCTGTGGCGTAGCCGGACTAGATCCCATGTTGCTCCTGATGAAGCACCATTGGAATCTCAACTCTCAGAACAAAGCCCCTGGGCCAATCTACCACCTGAATTGCTATTGGATATCATCCAGAGGGTCGAAGAGAGCGAGACAGCTTGGCCTGCTCGAGCTGTCGTTGTATTTTGTGCTGCAGTTTGTAGGTCTTGGAGGGAAATTACAAAGGAGATTGTGAAGACTCCGGAGCAGTGTGGACGACTCACATTTCCTATCTCATTGAAGCAG CCGGGTCCTCGTGAGTCTCCAATTCAGTGCTATATTAGAAGGGACAGAACAAGTTCTACATTTCTTTTGTTCTATGGTCTGGTGCCTT CTGAGGGAGAGAGTGATAAATTGTTGTTGGCAGCAAGAAAGGTTAGAAGGGCCATATGCACGGACTTTGTTATATCATTGGTTGCAGATGATTTTTCTAGGGCGAGCAATACGTATGTTGGTAAACTAAG GTCAAATTTTTTGGGTACCAAGTTCACTGTATATGACAGTCAATCTCCATGTGACTCAAGGATCCAATCTACTGCTCGACCGAGACGTAGATTCCACTCTAAGCAGGTGTCTCCAAGATTACCTGCATGCAACTATATCATTGGTACAGTTACTTATGAGCTCAATGTTCTGCGGACACGAGGACCAAGGAGAATGCATTGCATCTTGCACTCAATTCCTGTATCTGCTATTCAAGAAGGAGGCACTGCTCCAACACCATCAGCTCTCCCCCAATCCTTAGATGAACAACTTTCTCCCTTGCATAGTTCAAAAGGAAAGGAGCCGATTGTAGACACCATCTCCCCAAGCATCCGAGCCACACCAGTATTCTCCCCAGGCTCACGAGAACCATTAGCCCTTAAAAACAAGGCTCCTAGATGGCATGAACAGTTACAGTGCTGGTGCCTTAACTTCAAGGGGCGTGTGACGGTGGCCTCTGTTAAGAATTTCCAGCTGGTCGCAGCTGTTGAGCCATCACATAATGTATCACCTGAAGAGCAAGAGAAGGTAATCTTACAGTTTGGTAAAATCGGCAAAGACATCTTCACAATGGATTATCGATACCCTCTATCTGCTTTTCAAGCCTTTGCAATCAGCCTAAGCTGCTTTGACACCAAACCTGCTTGTGAATGA